CATCACGCATTGGCTTTCCATGCTGTTCTCCTATCCTTTTACACACACCACTTGGCGTAGCGTATGTACAATTTCTACCAATGATGATTGTGCGGCCATTACGGCATCAATATCTTTATAGGCCATTGGAATTTCATCAATCACATCACTATCTTTTCGGCACTCAACATGGGCAGTGGCTATTTTCTGATCGGATACTGAATAACGTTTTTTGGCTTCAGTACGACTCATCACACGGCCTGCACCATGGCTACATGAGCAGAAGCTTTCTTCATTTCCTAGACCACGAACGATGAAACTTTTGGCTCCCATTGAGCCTGGAATGATCCCCATTTGTCCTTTTTTCGCCGATACCGCACCTTTACGTGTCACCAAAATTTCTTCACCAAAATGTTGTTCTTTCTGCACATAGTTATGATGGCAATTAACCGCTTCTTGTTGCGTGGTAAAAGGTTTAGCAATCTGTTTAGATAGCGCTTCAAGTACTCGGTGCATCATCACTTCACGGTTATGACGAGCAAAATCTTGTGCCCAGCCAACGGCTTCCATGTAGTCATTGAAGTGTCGGCTACCTTCCTCAAAGTAGGCCAAATCGCGATCAGGTAAGTTAGCGATATGTTGCTGCATATCCTGTTGAGCTAATGAAATAAACAGGTTACCTATCGCATTACCGACACCACGTGATCCGCTATGTAGCATCACCCATACCCTATCTTGTTCATCTAAACAAAGTTCAATGAAATGGTTACCGGTCCCCAATGTCCCTAAATGGTTGTAATGATTGGTTCCACGTAGTTTTGGGTACTTATCACAGATACGTTTAAACTGTTCATCTAGAGCAGCCCAATGTTGATCAACTATCTCAGGCGCTCGATGCCATGCTCCTTTATCGCGTCCATGTCGATGAGTTGTACGCCCATGCGGCACCGCAGCTTCAATGGCAAAACGAATGCTTTGTAGGCTGTCTGGCAGATCAGATGCAGTTAATGACGTTCGTACGGCAATCATTCCACATCCTATATCGACACCAACGGCCGCAGGAATAATGGCTCCCTTAGTTGGGATCACGCTACCAATCGTTGAGCCTTTTCCAACATGGACATCTGGCATCACCGCAAGGTGTTTAAAAATAAATGGCATTTTGGCTGTATTTTGGAGTTGCGATACTGCTTTTGGATCAACTGGAACGCCATTAGTCCACATTTTTACGGGAGCGCTATTTTCTAAAATGAATTCGTTAAAGCTACTGCTTATCATTATTTATTCCTTAGTTTTTAATTTTTAGTTGCCACGCTATCTTTACTGACTGCATTCTCGGTTTAGTCATATCTGATAGTGGGTGAAATAAGTATTGCTATAAGCGTGCCAATTATGAAAAATCCGCTGAAAATATTTTTATCTATATGATATTAAATGGATAATTTATTTTTTTGTTTTTAGGGTGTTATTTTTCAAGTAAATGTCTTATGTTATTTTTTATCTTTTTATATATAAACTTATAAATTTATATAAGGTATTTATGGGCAATAAACGTAAAGTGGTCATTGGTGTATTAGGTACTGTCCTAGACAGGCGAGGTAAAAAGGCCAATCGCTGGACAAAATGGCGTCCCACTGTTGGTTTATGTCAGCAACCTGATTTAGATATTCATCGTTTTGAATTAATTCATCAGATAAATGATTATAGCATGGCCCATCGTGTCAAAGAGGATATTGAGCAAGCATCACCAAAGACTGAGGTGGTGTTGAGAGAAGTGAATATTGCTGACCCTTGGGATTTTGAAGAGGTGTATACCTCATTGCTCGATTTTTCGAGTAATTATTGTTTTGATACCGAAAATGAAGAATATTTGGTGCATATTACCACTGGAACCCATGTGGTGCAGATTTGCTGGTTTTTATTAACTGAAGCGCATTATTTACCTGCTAAGTTATTGCAAACATCACCTTCTCAAACAGGGAGGGAAAAGGATCCTGCTGGTATTTATACAGTGATAGATCTTGACCTCAGTCGTTATACTCACATCACCAGTCGCTTTCAAAAAGAACAGCAAGCCCAGATTTCCTTTCTTAAGTCAGGTATTGCAACGCGTAATGCCAAGTTTAATGTCATGATTGAGCAGATGGAGCGTGTTGCATTACGCTCAAAAGCGCCTATTTTGTTAAATGGTCCAACTGGAGCCGGTAAGTCTTTTTTAGCTCGCCGAATTTATCAATTACGTGAAAGCCGTCATCAAGTCAAAGGTCGGTTTGTTGAAGTTAACTGTGCCACTTTACGTGGCGATAATGCGATGTCGACTCTGTTTGGACACATTAAAGGGGCTTTCACAGGAGCCATTAATTCACGCCATGGCTTATTGAAAGAGGCCGATGGCGGTATTTTGTTTTTAGATGAAATTGCGGAGCTTGGTTTGGACGAACAAGCGATGCTGCTTAAAGCGATTGAAGAAAAAAGCTTTTTCCCTTACGGCTCGGATGAAGAAGTAAAAAGTGATTTTCAATTGATCACAGGGACTCATCGTAACCTTGCGCAATGGGTTGAAGAAGGCAGATTTCGAGAAGATCTGTATGCACGGATTAATATGTGGACCTTTACTTTGCCGAGTTTGGCTGAAAGACGTGAAGATATTGAGCCGAATATCGATTATGAATTAGCAAAATTTAGTCAAGAGATGCAGAGTCAAATTCGTTTCGATAGTGAGGCTCGTCAGGTATATGTTCGATTTGCCTGTTCGAAAAATGCATTGTGGCGTGGAAACTTCCGTGAATTAGGGACATCAATTAGTCGTATGGCAACGTTTGCTGAACATGGGCGGATCACAAAAGCGATCGTTGATGAGGAGATCATACGTTTGCAATCACAATGGCTCAGTAAAAGGACAATGACTCAGTCTCTACCAGCAGAAATTGGTGAAATTGATTTATTTGAGCAGCAACAGTTGGCAACCGTTCTTGAGGTTTGCCGACATTCAGCGAGCCTTTCAGAGGCTGGGCGAACTCTGTTTGCGGTTTCTCGTCAGCAGAAAAAACAGCCTAATGATGCCGATCGATTACGTAAATATTTGGCGCGCTTTGGGTTAGAGTGGGAAAGGATCAAAAACAATGAGTTATTGGAAAAATAATAGTGGCTTATACGGTTTGATATGTAGTTATGATTTTTTGAAAAAATCTTGCAAAAAGTGATGCTGGTAAATTTGAATTATTTGGAATAGATTGAAATCATTAAATATAATAAAAACAATTAATTATATAAGGGTTGAAATATGGAGTTAACTTTCCTAGGAACGAGTGCTGGCGTACCAACAAAAGAGCGTAATGTGACTAGTATGCTGTTAAATCTTACAGGGATCCGCAAAACCTACTGGTTATTTGACTGTGGTGAAGGTACTCAACATCGGATCCTTAATAGCGTATTTAAGGCGCCGAGAATCGAGAAAATTTTTATTACCCATTTACATGGTGATCATATTTTTGGTTTACCGGGGTTGTTATGTAGTCGATCAATGGGGGGATCGACTGATTTATTAACATTATATGGACCAAAAGGGCTCAAACAGTACGTGGAAACGGTATTAACGTTGAGTGCCTCTTACTTAACTTATCCATTGGAAATTATTGAAATAGAAGCGGGACAGTTGTTTGATGATGGTCAGCTAATTGTGACGGTATATCCATTGGATCATCGTGTTGAGTGCTATGGGTATCGTATCGAAGAACATCCCAAACTTGGCTCGTTAGATACTGAAAAATTAGCGAAGGATAATATTCCTCGAGGGCCATGGATGCAGGCACTGAAAGAAGGTGAAACTATCACACTAGATGATGGACGGACGGTTAATGGGATTGATTATTTAGGTGAGCCGAGAGCAGGAAAAGTGATTGCTATTTTTGGTGATACTGAGCCAACGGAGCAGGCGCGATTACTGGCTCAAAATGCTGATGTAATGGTGCATGAAACAACGTTAGAAAATGCGTTTCATGAAAAAGCCAATGAGCGTGGACATAGTACGACTGGGCAAGCTGCGCAGTTAGCACGTGATGCTGGAGTGAAACGGTTTATCGCAACGCATATTAGTGGCCGTTATAGTGCAGAGGACGTACCTATGTTACTGGCTGAGTGCCAGGCTATTTTCCCAAATACCGAAATAGCCGCCGACTATTTGACGATTAAAATTTAAAATTAAACCACCTAAAGCTCAGGCTAGGTGGTTTTTTACTTATTCGCTTTGGTTGGGATAGGGTTCAAATTGATGTTGATCGTCACTCATTAAACTCATCAATCTATAGTTAACGAATAATTTTTCCCTTCCAACCTGCATTTCATGTAATACATTAATATCACAAAGCTTTTTTAGATACTCTGATGCAGTTTGTCGTTGTGCGATTTTTTTATCAACTAAATTTTTGATCCGGCAGTAAGGTTGTTCGAAAATGCACTGTAATAATTCATAGCTATAAACATCATTATGATGTGTTTTAATATATGAAGATGTCAGTTCCATTAAATCACGAATGGCATTGATTTTTTCCATTGTCCATTTTGATGTATGTTCAACGGCAGAGAGCATATAGAGGATCCATGACTGCCAGTCATTTTCTTTGGTAACGTTTAACAGCAAAGAGTAATACTCATTTCTATTTTTAATAATATAGCGGCTTAAATAGAGGACAGGGATAGTAATCAAGCCTTTTTCGATTAAAAATAATATATTTAAGATCCTTCCTGTACGCCCATTGCCATCTGTATACGGGTGAATAGCTTCAAATTGATAATGAGTGAGGGCTAGTTTAACTAAAGGATCTAAATCATCTTCTTGGTGGATAAATTTTTCCCAATTACTGAGAAGCTCTGTAATTTTCTGCTCCCCTAGTGGCGGTGTGTAAATAATTTCCCCCGTCTTTTGATTTTTTAGTGCGGTTCCAGGCAGCTTTCTAACTTCCATCTGAGTATTTTTAATGGTATTACAGACTTTCAATGCCGTATTTGCACATAATGGTCGATTTTCTAATTCTTTATAGCCTTCATAGAGTGCAGTTCGATAGCGCAAAGCTTCCTTAGTCATTGGATCTGCATGACTATCTTCATTGATATACTGAAAAAGCTTATCTGTCGTTGTTACGATATTTTCTATTTCAGAGCTATCTTTCGCTTCAAGTATCGGAATAAGATTAATTAATAAATTTTGATTAGGTAATAATTCACCCGCTTGTTTTAGCCCTTCTAGTGCTGTTCTTGCTTCAACACAGGCTTTCAAAACAACTTTTGTTTCAACATCTTGTTGTGGAGGAAGTTGAGGTAAATTGTTATGGGGTAGTACAGGATCCCAATTCATTGTCATATCTCTATTATTGTCGTTTGTCATAGAGTATAAACTAAAATTGGTGCTCTCACTTTAAATATGTCGAAAAATCGTGAAAAAATGTACATGTTTTGAGGTTATGTCGACTCAATCGACACGTCATCATGATATGTCGAAAAATCGTGAAAAAATGTACATGTTTTGAGGTGATGTCGACTCAATCGACACGTCGTCATGATATGTCGAAAAATTATAAAAAATGTACATGTTCTGAGGTTATGTCGACTCAATTGACACGTCGTCATGATATGTCGAAAAATTATAAAAAAATGTACATATTCTGAGGTTATGTCGACTCAATCGACACGTCGTCATGATATGTCGAAAAATTATAAAAAAATGTACATGTTCTGAGGTTATGTCGACTCAATCGACACGTCGTCATAATATGTCGAAAGTTTTATAAAAAATCGACATATTGAAGCTAGTATATAACTTTCACAAACCCATTGCGGCAATAGGTCTCGTATTCATCTGAGAGCTGCCGATTAGTGATGATGATATCAAATTGGGAGAGAGCCCCCATATTTGCAGTCGCTACCTCGTCAAATTGATTGTATTTTGCGAGTAAAATTTTACGAATCGACTTTTCCATCGCTTTCTTTTTCATTGGTAGATCATCTAAGTTGTAGCAGGTAACACCATAGCTACTATGAATACCCGCTGCGGAAATAAAGGCTTTTTTAGGGTTTATTGAATCGAGAATTGAAGGTTGGGTTGGATTATAAAAAGAGTCGCTCTTAGGGTGATATTCCCCACCGCATAATAATGCCGTAGCATTTTTTTTCTGACTGAGTGCAAGAAAAACGTTATGGGAGTAACAAATACCCGTGAAATTGATTTCTTCAGGGATCAGGGAAATCAGTGTTGCCATCTCGATGCCATTATCAAAAAAGATCACATCGTCTTCGGATACCATACTTGCTGCTAAATTAGGGATATACAACTCTTCAGTTTGATCGGGGGTAAAAATGTTGGCTTGTGGATCGTTTTGCTGCGGTGAGGATGGTTGGGTAACAGAAACAATATAGCCACCAAGAAGGGACATAGGGATAGGGCCTTCAGTATCTGCATTTAAGTCACGGCGAATCGTCATTTCAGAGACTTCAAGTATTCTCGCTGCTTCTTTAAGATGAATTCTTCCTGAGCGTTTAATACATTCGCTCAATCGACGAAGG
This portion of the Providencia manganoxydans genome encodes:
- a CDS encoding RtcB family protein; its protein translation is MISSSFNEFILENSAPVKMWTNGVPVDPKAVSQLQNTAKMPFIFKHLAVMPDVHVGKGSTIGSVIPTKGAIIPAAVGVDIGCGMIAVRTSLTASDLPDSLQSIRFAIEAAVPHGRTTHRHGRDKGAWHRAPEIVDQHWAALDEQFKRICDKYPKLRGTNHYNHLGTLGTGNHFIELCLDEQDRVWVMLHSGSRGVGNAIGNLFISLAQQDMQQHIANLPDRDLAYFEEGSRHFNDYMEAVGWAQDFARHNREVMMHRVLEALSKQIAKPFTTQQEAVNCHHNYVQKEQHFGEEILVTRKGAVSAKKGQMGIIPGSMGAKSFIVRGLGNEESFCSCSHGAGRVMSRTEAKKRYSVSDQKIATAHVECRKDSDVIDEIPMAYKDIDAVMAAQSSLVEIVHTLRQVVCVKG
- the rtcR gene encoding RNA repair transcriptional activator RtcR, coding for MGNKRKVVIGVLGTVLDRRGKKANRWTKWRPTVGLCQQPDLDIHRFELIHQINDYSMAHRVKEDIEQASPKTEVVLREVNIADPWDFEEVYTSLLDFSSNYCFDTENEEYLVHITTGTHVVQICWFLLTEAHYLPAKLLQTSPSQTGREKDPAGIYTVIDLDLSRYTHITSRFQKEQQAQISFLKSGIATRNAKFNVMIEQMERVALRSKAPILLNGPTGAGKSFLARRIYQLRESRHQVKGRFVEVNCATLRGDNAMSTLFGHIKGAFTGAINSRHGLLKEADGGILFLDEIAELGLDEQAMLLKAIEEKSFFPYGSDEEVKSDFQLITGTHRNLAQWVEEGRFREDLYARINMWTFTLPSLAERREDIEPNIDYELAKFSQEMQSQIRFDSEARQVYVRFACSKNALWRGNFRELGTSISRMATFAEHGRITKAIVDEEIIRLQSQWLSKRTMTQSLPAEIGEIDLFEQQQLATVLEVCRHSASLSEAGRTLFAVSRQQKKQPNDADRLRKYLARFGLEWERIKNNELLEK
- the rnz gene encoding ribonuclease Z yields the protein MELTFLGTSAGVPTKERNVTSMLLNLTGIRKTYWLFDCGEGTQHRILNSVFKAPRIEKIFITHLHGDHIFGLPGLLCSRSMGGSTDLLTLYGPKGLKQYVETVLTLSASYLTYPLEIIEIEAGQLFDDGQLIVTVYPLDHRVECYGYRIEEHPKLGSLDTEKLAKDNIPRGPWMQALKEGETITLDDGRTVNGIDYLGEPRAGKVIAIFGDTEPTEQARLLAQNADVMVHETTLENAFHEKANERGHSTTGQAAQLARDAGVKRFIATHISGRYSAEDVPMLLAECQAIFPNTEIAADYLTIKI
- the fic gene encoding protein adenylyltransferase Fic; protein product: MNWDPVLPHNNLPQLPPQQDVETKVVLKACVEARTALEGLKQAGELLPNQNLLINLIPILEAKDSSEIENIVTTTDKLFQYINEDSHADPMTKEALRYRTALYEGYKELENRPLCANTALKVCNTIKNTQMEVRKLPGTALKNQKTGEIIYTPPLGEQKITELLSNWEKFIHQEDDLDPLVKLALTHYQFEAIHPYTDGNGRTGRILNILFLIEKGLITIPVLYLSRYIIKNRNEYYSLLLNVTKENDWQSWILYMLSAVEHTSKWTMEKINAIRDLMELTSSYIKTHHNDVYSYELLQCIFEQPYCRIKNLVDKKIAQRQTASEYLKKLCDINVLHEMQVGREKLFVNYRLMSLMSDDQHQFEPYPNQSE
- the deoR gene encoding DNA-binding transcriptional repressor DeoR; this encodes MIETKQKERLRRLSECIKRSGRIHLKEAARILEVSEMTIRRDLNADTEGPIPMSLLGGYIVSVTQPSSPQQNDPQANIFTPDQTEELYIPNLAASMVSEDDVIFFDNGIEMATLISLIPEEINFTGICYSHNVFLALSQKKNATALLCGGEYHPKSDSFYNPTQPSILDSINPKKAFISAAGIHSSYGVTCYNLDDLPMKKKAMEKSIRKILLAKYNQFDEVATANMGALSQFDIIITNRQLSDEYETYCRNGFVKVIY